Proteins from a genomic interval of Spea bombifrons isolate aSpeBom1 chromosome 4, aSpeBom1.2.pri, whole genome shotgun sequence:
- the ADRB2 gene encoding beta-2 adrenergic receptor produces the protein MKKSDWLKRRRKVKDCKAMELSVTPSLNATVGMVNFTNGSNMTKPGEAWMVGMGIVMSVIVLVIVFGNVLVITAIAKFQRLQTVTNYFITSLACADLVMGLIVVPFGASSIILNIWEFGNLWCQFWTAVDILCVTASIETLCVIAVDRYFAITSPFRYQSLLTKCKARIVILLVWVVSALTSFLPIYMEWYKTGDQKANECYVEETCCYFYTNPAYAISSSIISFYLPLVVMIFVYSRVFQEAKKQLKKIDKCEGRFHNQNNQQDPNGKQSNRRTSKFCLKEHKALKTLGIIMGTFTLCWLPFFIVNIVQVMYSDVIPDYVYTFLNWVGYVNSAFNPLIYCRSPDFRYAFQELLCLRKPGSKHYVNGYPQSNGNSVYNEETEATPLGKERTCEVLFKEHKCPSESLLNCEGTVLDYSMEPLGRNHDTHDDCLL, from the coding sequence ATGAAAAAGTCAGATTGgcttaaaagaagaagaaaagttaAGGACTGCAAAGCCATGGAGTTATCGGTTACCCCCAGCCTTAACGCCACCGTGGGGATGGTCAACTTCACCAATGGCAGTAACATGACCAAGCCCGGGGAAGCGTGGATGGTGGGAATGGGCATTGTGATGTCTGTCATAGTCCTGGTCATTGTGTTTGGCAACGTCCTGGTGATCACAGCTATTGCCAAGTTCCAGAGGCTCCAGACAGTCACCAACTACTTCATCACGTCCTTGGCCTGCGCTGACCTGGTGATGGGGCTGATCGTGGTGCCCTTTGGGGCCAGCTCCATCATACTGAACATATGGGAGTTTGGCAACCTGTGGTGTCAGTTCTGGACGGCGGTGGATATCCTGTGTGTCACTGCCAGCATAGAGACCCTCTGTGTCATAGCAGTGGACAGGTATTTTGCCATCACCTCTCCGTTCAGGTATCAAAGCCTGTTGACCAAGTGCAAAGCCAGGATCGTCATCCTGTTAGTTTGGGTGGTATCTGCCCTGACCTCGTTTCTCCCCATCTACATGGAGTGGTATAAGACTGGTGATCAGAAAGCCAATGAATGTTACGTGGAGGAAACTTGTTGCTATTTCTACACCAACCCAGCCTATGCCATATCATCGTCAATCATCTCATTCTACCTGCCCCTGGTGGTTATGATCTTCGTGTATTCCAGGGTCTTTCAGGAGGCCAAGAAACAGCTGAAGAAGATAGACAAATGCGAGGGGAGGTTCCATAACCAGAACAACCAGCAGGATCCTAATGGCAAACAAAGCAACCGAAGGACCTCCAAGTTTTGCTTGAAGGAGCACAAAGCACTGAAAACGTTGGGCATTATCATGGGCACTTTTACCCTCTGCTGGCTCCCCTTCTTCATTGTCAACATTGTCCAGGTGATGTACAGTGACGTCATCCCCGACTACGTTTATACCTTCTTGAACTGGGTGGGATACGTCAACTCTGCCTTTAACCCGTTAATCTACTGCAGGAGCCCCGACTTCAGGTACGCTTTCCAGGAGCTGCTCTGCCTAAGGAAACCGGGATCCAAGCACTATGTCAACGGGTATCCTCAGAGCAACGGGAACAGCGTCTACAACGAAGAGACAGAGGCGACTCCCTTGGGGAAGGAGAGAACTTGTGAAGTTTTATTTAAGGAACACAAGTGCCCCAGTGAGTCCCTGCTAAACTGCGAAGGAACTGTGCTAGATTATAGTATGGAGCCACTGGGCAGGAACCATGACACGCATGATGATTGCTTATTATAG